One Micromonospora sp. WMMD1120 genomic region harbors:
- a CDS encoding TOMM precursor leader peptide-binding protein has translation MWRPRFRSDYLPVRLPDGPLVVLGETRSLLIDDPVAADLADHLDGSTPLADVVSRLATRHPVAAVAAALARLRDHDLLVSGAATTSHAEAAGWDARGVPPEAAQRWLTEGTVTIVDLGAPRATETADALRALGVAVTLVGPEDDAPGTSQVLVLPSSMTDPRLALVNERHLAAGRQWTLARPHGNVVFLGPHLVPGSTGCWACLRQRWQENEQVNAFLDGQDLGRPLPEPGRAAVPGPATMVAGLLATELAVLAVRGTSPRLTGRMVAVDTRDLSTETHRLVRQPQCPACGDPDLIRKAEPRIDLPPGGAEPSRAGDSRTREPAEAYAALAHHVSRYLGVVSRLTPLEATDNGVTHTYSAGHNFAQPRQLAGLRRNLRGQSGGKGRTDLQARMSALGEAVERYCGVWRGDRPVHRASYRQLGPDRAVHLRDLLLFSPRQYADRDRLNADLGHLHRIPRPLGDEVELDWSTGWSLTRRTPRELPAAYCWYGHPELTGLAVCSADSNGCAAGGTLAEAILQGFCELVERDSVALWWYHRSRMPGVDLGSFADPWTAACVDHHANVLGRELWALDLTADLGVPTFAAVSRRTDTHPEDVLVGFGAHLDARVALTRALTEVNQFLPAVPGPTSPRHRYGVDDPDSARWFGTVRVAEQQWLTPDPTRATRTAADHPPLSTGDIGDDVRRCVRRAESAGLEVIVVDQSRPDVDLSVVKVIVPGLRHFWRRLGPGRLWDVPARLGREPLAADESSANPLNVFF, from the coding sequence ATGTGGCGTCCGCGCTTCCGATCGGACTACCTGCCGGTACGGCTGCCGGACGGTCCGCTGGTGGTGCTGGGGGAGACCCGCAGTCTGCTCATCGACGATCCGGTCGCCGCCGACCTGGCCGACCACCTCGACGGCAGCACGCCGTTGGCGGACGTGGTCAGCCGGCTGGCGACCCGGCACCCGGTCGCCGCCGTCGCCGCCGCACTCGCCCGACTGCGCGACCACGACCTGCTGGTATCCGGCGCGGCGACAACGTCGCACGCGGAGGCCGCCGGCTGGGACGCCCGGGGCGTCCCGCCCGAGGCCGCGCAGCGGTGGCTGACCGAGGGCACCGTCACCATCGTGGACCTCGGCGCGCCCCGGGCGACGGAGACCGCCGACGCGCTGCGTGCCCTCGGGGTCGCCGTCACGCTGGTGGGACCGGAGGACGACGCCCCCGGCACGAGTCAGGTGCTGGTGCTGCCGTCGTCGATGACCGACCCCCGGCTGGCGCTGGTCAACGAGCGTCACCTGGCCGCCGGTCGCCAGTGGACGTTGGCCCGGCCGCACGGCAACGTGGTCTTCCTCGGCCCACACCTGGTCCCCGGCAGCACCGGCTGCTGGGCCTGCCTGCGTCAACGCTGGCAGGAGAACGAGCAGGTCAACGCCTTCCTGGACGGGCAGGACCTGGGCCGCCCGCTACCCGAACCCGGTCGTGCGGCGGTGCCCGGACCGGCCACCATGGTCGCCGGGCTGCTCGCCACCGAGCTTGCCGTGCTCGCCGTCCGGGGCACGTCACCCCGCCTCACCGGCCGGATGGTCGCCGTGGACACCCGGGACCTGAGCACGGAGACCCACCGGTTGGTACGCCAGCCGCAGTGCCCCGCGTGCGGCGACCCGGACCTGATTCGCAAGGCCGAGCCGCGGATCGACCTGCCACCCGGCGGCGCCGAGCCCAGCCGGGCCGGCGACTCCCGCACCCGGGAACCGGCCGAGGCGTACGCCGCGCTCGCCCACCACGTCAGCCGCTACCTGGGCGTGGTGAGCCGGCTGACCCCGCTGGAGGCGACCGACAACGGCGTCACCCACACCTACTCGGCCGGGCACAACTTCGCCCAGCCCCGCCAACTCGCCGGGTTGCGTCGCAACCTGCGCGGGCAGAGCGGCGGCAAGGGCCGCACCGACCTGCAGGCCCGGATGAGCGCGCTCGGGGAGGCCGTGGAGCGTTACTGCGGGGTGTGGCGTGGCGACCGCCCGGTGCACCGGGCGAGCTACCGGCAGCTCGGTCCGGACCGCGCCGTACACCTGCGGGATCTGCTGCTGTTCTCGCCACGCCAGTACGCCGACCGGGACCGGCTCAACGCCGACCTGGGTCACCTGCACCGGATTCCCCGCCCGCTCGGCGACGAGGTGGAGCTGGACTGGAGCACCGGTTGGTCGTTGACCCGGCGGACGCCGCGCGAGCTGCCCGCCGCGTACTGCTGGTACGGGCATCCGGAGCTGACCGGCCTCGCGGTGTGCTCGGCCGACTCCAACGGCTGCGCGGCCGGCGGCACCCTGGCCGAGGCGATCCTGCAGGGCTTCTGCGAACTCGTGGAGCGCGACAGCGTTGCCCTGTGGTGGTACCACCGGTCCCGGATGCCCGGCGTGGACCTCGGCTCGTTCGCCGACCCCTGGACCGCTGCCTGCGTCGACCACCACGCCAACGTGCTGGGCCGGGAGCTGTGGGCTCTCGACCTGACCGCCGACCTCGGCGTGCCCACGTTCGCCGCGGTGTCCCGACGGACCGACACCCACCCGGAGGACGTCCTGGTCGGCTTCGGCGCGCACCTGGACGCGCGGGTCGCGCTGACCCGGGCGCTCACCGAGGTGAACCAGTTCCTGCCGGCCGTGCCCGGCCCCACCTCGCCACGCCACCGGTACGGCGTCGACGACCCGGACAGCGCCCGCTGGTTCGGCACGGTGCGGGTGGCCGAACAGCAGTGGTTGACCCCCGACCCGACCCGGGCGACACGCACCGCGGCGGACCACCCACCGCTGAGCACCGGGGACATCGGCGACGACGTACGGCGGTGCGTACGGCGGGCGGAGTCGGCCGGGCTGGAGGTGATCGTCGTCGACCAGTCCCGGCCGGACGTCGACCTGTCGGTGGTGAAGGTGATCGTGCCGGGCCTGCGGCACTTCTGGCGCCGGCTCGGTCCCGGCCGGTTGTGGGACGTGCCGGCCCGACTCGGCCGGGAGCCGCTGGCCGCTGACGAGTCGTCGGCGAATCCGCTGAACGTCTTTTTCTGA
- a CDS encoding SagB family peptide dehydrogenase encodes MTTVGGPLVQEAYRLRRDAELRLGEDGSLTLRQTRFQLTLERPGISRRALLLQLAADWVSDVEVGRLISGLEGESRVLAAQLLLRRLLAHSWLERRVQVDDRALLDLVPTGLGRGSLPESRLHTPGARHRLSRFATLHHERGRLVASSPLSTLTVGCADGAIGALLVAAVPGVGPDTVARTLGVRPAVAGRVLDELTTARVLVSDAEFEAECDDAPLAYWSPEELRLHHRSRAGRHALPVGGTYRMRERFAPQPLRRPYDGGRAIELPLPDLATIAKAEPTFSQVVADRRSVREHDDEAPLPMERLAEFLYRSQHTSAVGEAGGQEVGRRPYPGGGGVYELEVYPLVARCAGLDPGLYHYDAVGHRLEPVAGWGAAADRLLSYARAAGAMPRPPQTVLVVTARVQRLMWKYEGMSYAMILKDAGVLTQQMYLVATAMELAPCALGAGDSAAFAELSGLDPLVEPSVADFLLGSRRVAGPPATADRP; translated from the coding sequence ATGACCACCGTCGGCGGTCCGCTGGTCCAGGAGGCGTACCGGCTGCGCCGCGACGCCGAGCTGCGCCTCGGCGAGGACGGCTCGCTGACCCTGCGGCAGACCCGCTTCCAGCTCACCCTGGAACGGCCCGGCATCAGCCGGAGGGCGCTGCTGTTGCAGCTCGCCGCCGACTGGGTCAGCGACGTGGAGGTCGGCCGGCTGATCAGCGGCCTGGAGGGGGAGAGCCGGGTGCTGGCCGCGCAGCTGCTGCTGCGCCGGCTGCTCGCCCACTCCTGGCTGGAGCGCCGCGTCCAGGTAGACGACCGGGCGCTGCTCGATCTGGTGCCCACCGGGCTGGGACGGGGCAGCCTGCCGGAGAGTCGTCTGCACACCCCGGGGGCGCGGCACCGGCTCTCCCGCTTCGCCACCCTGCACCACGAGCGGGGCCGGCTGGTGGCGTCGTCACCGCTGAGCACCCTCACGGTGGGCTGCGCCGACGGCGCGATCGGCGCGCTGCTGGTCGCGGCCGTGCCGGGAGTCGGCCCGGACACGGTGGCCCGCACGCTCGGCGTACGACCGGCGGTCGCCGGCCGGGTGCTCGACGAGTTGACCACCGCCCGGGTCCTGGTCAGCGATGCCGAGTTCGAGGCGGAGTGCGACGACGCGCCGCTGGCCTACTGGTCGCCGGAGGAGCTGCGGCTGCACCACCGCTCCCGGGCCGGCCGGCACGCGCTGCCGGTGGGCGGCACCTACCGGATGCGGGAGCGGTTCGCTCCGCAACCGCTGCGCCGCCCGTACGACGGGGGCCGGGCGATCGAGCTGCCGCTGCCGGATCTGGCCACGATCGCCAAGGCGGAGCCCACCTTCAGTCAGGTCGTCGCGGACCGGCGCAGCGTACGCGAGCACGACGACGAGGCGCCGTTGCCAATGGAGCGGCTGGCCGAGTTCCTGTACCGCTCGCAGCACACCAGCGCCGTCGGCGAGGCCGGCGGGCAGGAGGTCGGCCGTCGGCCGTACCCCGGAGGGGGTGGGGTCTACGAGTTGGAGGTCTACCCGCTGGTGGCGCGGTGCGCCGGGCTGGACCCCGGGCTCTACCACTACGACGCGGTCGGGCACCGGCTGGAGCCGGTGGCCGGCTGGGGGGCCGCGGCGGACCGCCTGCTGTCGTACGCCCGGGCGGCCGGCGCCATGCCGCGGCCGCCACAGACGGTCCTGGTGGTCACCGCCCGCGTGCAGCGGCTGATGTGGAAGTACGAAGGGATGAGCTACGCCATGATTCTCAAGGACGCGGGTGTGCTGACCCAGCAGATGTATCTCGTCGCCACCGCCATGGAGCTGGCGCCGTGCGCTCTCGGCGCCGGCGACAGCGCCGCCTTCGCCGAGCTGTCCGGGCTGGACCCGCTCGTCGAGCCGAGCGTCGCCGACTTCCTGCTCGGCTCGCGCCGGGTCGCCGGCCCGCCCGCGACGGCGGATCGGCCATGA